From a region of the Candidatus Stygibacter australis genome:
- the tgt gene encoding tRNA guanosine(34) transglycosylase Tgt, with protein sequence MSFNFKLENVSGNARAGVITTPHGKIETPIFMPVGTRATVKGVMPRDLKEDIGAQIILGNTYHLYLRPGHELIAEAGGLHEFMGWDKPLLTDSGGFQVMSLSGLRKITAEGVRFQSHIDGSYHMFTPEKVMEIQNAIGADIIMSFDECPPYPATKKYVSESLKTTLDWARRGKNAHKRNDQALFGIVQGGIYEDLRQESAEALIEMDFPGYSIGGLAVGEEKTHMLRITEYLNEILPANKPRYLMGVGTPADILNNIANGVDMFDCVMPTRNARKGTLFTRNGRLIVKAARYKKDFDPIDSECTCYTCRNFSRAYLRHLFSVDELLAMTLASIHSLHFYLDLVRWSRAAILEGRFDTFKEQMLRRLQEGE encoded by the coding sequence ATGTCATTTAATTTTAAATTAGAAAATGTAAGTGGAAATGCCAGAGCAGGGGTGATCACTACTCCGCATGGCAAGATCGAGACACCGATTTTTATGCCAGTGGGTACCCGTGCAACAGTGAAAGGCGTGATGCCGAGAGACCTGAAGGAAGATATTGGAGCACAGATAATTCTGGGTAATACTTATCATCTATATTTGCGACCTGGTCATGAGCTGATCGCCGAAGCTGGTGGTTTGCATGAATTCATGGGTTGGGATAAACCGCTTTTAACAGACAGCGGAGGATTTCAGGTGATGAGCCTCTCTGGACTGAGAAAGATCACTGCGGAAGGAGTCCGTTTTCAATCACATATTGATGGCAGTTATCACATGTTTACGCCAGAAAAAGTGATGGAAATCCAGAATGCCATTGGTGCAGATATTATCATGTCCTTTGATGAATGTCCTCCATATCCCGCTACTAAGAAATATGTGTCAGAATCTTTGAAAACTACTCTGGATTGGGCAAGACGAGGAAAAAACGCTCATAAACGTAACGACCAGGCACTTTTTGGGATAGTGCAGGGTGGAATATATGAAGACCTTAGACAGGAAAGTGCCGAAGCACTGATTGAGATGGATTTTCCTGGTTATTCAATTGGTGGTCTTGCTGTGGGCGAGGAAAAAACTCACATGCTGCGCATTACAGAATATTTGAATGAGATCTTACCTGCAAATAAACCACGCTATTTGATGGGAGTGGGAACTCCAGCAGATATTTTGAATAATATCGCAAATGGAGTGGATATGTTTGATTGCGTGATGCCAACACGAAATGCCAGAAAAGGTACACTGTTCACTCGAAATGGCAGACTGATAGTAAAAGCTGCCCGATACAAAAAGGATTTTGATCCTATCGATAGCGAATGCACGTGTTATACCTGCCGTAATTTCAGCCGGGCATATTTACGCCACCTTTTTTCAGTTGATGAATTGCTGGCAATGACCCTTGCCTCAATCCACAGCTTACATTTTTATCTGGATCTGGTGAGATGGAGTCGGGCAGCTATTCTGGAAGGGAGATTTGACACTTTCAAGGAGCAGATGCTGAGGAGATTGCAGGAGGGAGAATGA
- a CDS encoding lysophospholipid acyltransferase family protein has protein sequence MYEVVQFFFRILMVLMRKEVIGRERLDNSHNCLICANHISANDPPMIGSLIRGKISYLGKSELFKKKWLGDFLFRMHVIPVRRGRMDRKALRLVNERLENGESLMVFPEGTRKSTIVKPGVGKFALEMQKDILPVCVMNSDDIWGCISGKKHLKFVVGEFIKIDQFKDLEYTKENYQYVADYVMERINELKD, from the coding sequence ATGTATGAAGTAGTGCAGTTTTTTTTCAGGATCCTTATGGTATTAATGAGAAAGGAAGTGATTGGGAGAGAGAGACTTGATAACTCTCATAACTGCCTGATATGTGCAAATCATATATCCGCCAATGATCCACCCATGATCGGTTCTTTGATCAGAGGAAAGATCAGCTATCTGGGAAAATCAGAGCTTTTTAAAAAGAAGTGGCTGGGAGACTTCCTTTTTAGGATGCACGTTATCCCAGTACGCAGGGGAAGAATGGATCGTAAAGCTTTAAGACTGGTAAATGAAAGACTCGAGAATGGAGAAAGCCTTATGGTCTTTCCCGAAGGAACTCGTAAATCAACCATCGTTAAGCCTGGAGTTGGCAAATTTGCCTTGGAAATGCAGAAGGATATTCTGCCTGTTTGCGTTATGAATTCAGATGATATCTGGGGCTGCATCAGCGGAAAGAAACATCTGAAATTCGTTGTTGGTGAATTTATAAAAATTGATCAGTTCAAAGACCTGGAATACACTAAAGAAAACTATCAGTATGTAGCAGATTATGTGATGGAAAGAATAAATGAGCTTAAAGACTGA
- a CDS encoding 4-hydroxy-3-methylbut-2-enyl diphosphate reductase — MSLKTEIKLAPNSGFCFGVKRAIKLAREAAETNKQIVTLGPIIHNPQLVESLKNKGVDSVDELDQITSQTVIIRSHGVGHDILEQLKDKGVEIIDATCPYVAKAQELAKKLSNEGYPVVIMGNSSHPEVKAIKSYIDGEVFVIDNGDHLPDKFYPRLGLISQTTKSLKDFQKVASELVPKAKELRIVNTICSATSVRQQATLALAKESDIMIVIGGFNSSNTKMLAKICQNIIETQHIETALELQGDWFKGKHKIGLTAGASTPDWIIVNVFNEINRYTGSGCPYVSRIEEIPGYKE; from the coding sequence ATGAGCTTAAAGACTGAGATTAAATTAGCTCCTAATTCAGGATTCTGCTTTGGCGTGAAAAGAGCAATCAAACTCGCCAGAGAAGCTGCTGAGACCAATAAACAAATCGTTACTCTAGGACCAATTATTCATAATCCTCAATTGGTTGAAAGCCTAAAAAATAAAGGGGTGGATTCTGTTGATGAATTGGATCAGATAACGTCTCAGACAGTGATAATCCGTTCACATGGCGTGGGACATGATATCCTGGAACAACTAAAAGACAAAGGTGTAGAAATTATTGATGCCACCTGCCCCTATGTTGCAAAAGCTCAGGAATTAGCAAAAAAATTGAGCAATGAAGGATATCCTGTAGTGATAATGGGTAATTCAAGTCATCCTGAAGTGAAAGCAATAAAATCTTACATAGATGGGGAAGTATTTGTTATTGATAATGGAGACCATCTACCAGACAAATTTTACCCCCGCCTGGGACTGATTTCTCAAACCACAAAAAGCCTGAAAGACTTCCAGAAAGTTGCCAGTGAACTGGTACCTAAAGCCAAGGAATTGCGCATAGTTAATACAATCTGTTCAGCAACTAGTGTGCGGCAGCAGGCAACTCTGGCATTAGCTAAAGAAAGTGATATAATGATCGTTATCGGTGGGTTTAATAGCTCGAACACAAAAATGCTTGCCAAAATTTGTCAAAATATTATTGAGACACAACATATCGAAACTGCTTTAGAACTGCAGGGAGACTGGTTCAAAGGCAAGCATAAGATAGGTCTTACAGCAGGTGCATCTACACCGGATTGGATTATTGTAAATGTATTTAATGAAATAAATAGATATACCGGGAGCGGTTGTCCGTATGTCTCCAGAATAGAAGAGATTCCCGGTTATAAGGAGTGA
- the cmk gene encoding (d)CMP kinase: protein MGKKYVIAIDGPAASGKSTTARQLAKLLHYVYIDSGAMYRACGLQTLLKGIKLTDLDSLKEMLREIEIRIEYAPEGNRIYLDDQDVSARIREADITRLASEIAVIGIVRERMVELQRKMGEDGGVIMDGRDIGTVVFTDADYKFFMVADVKTRALRRWQEAREKDEELVLMEVEQELLWRDKNDSTRTHSPLRQADDAILIDTSKMDIPEQVDYIYNIVREGKCMK, encoded by the coding sequence ATGGGGAAAAAGTATGTAATCGCTATTGATGGTCCTGCAGCTTCAGGGAAAAGTACTACGGCCAGGCAGCTTGCCAAACTGCTGCATTATGTGTATATTGATAGTGGAGCAATGTATAGAGCCTGCGGTTTACAGACATTGCTAAAGGGAATTAAACTTACTGATCTTGATTCTCTGAAGGAAATGCTGCGGGAAATTGAAATCAGAATTGAATATGCTCCGGAAGGAAACAGGATTTATCTGGATGATCAGGATGTTTCAGCCAGAATACGAGAAGCGGATATTACACGTCTGGCATCTGAGATCGCAGTTATTGGGATAGTGCGGGAAAGAATGGTTGAATTGCAACGTAAAATGGGTGAAGATGGTGGAGTTATTATGGATGGCAGAGATATTGGAACTGTTGTATTTACTGATGCTGACTATAAATTCTTTATGGTTGCTGATGTTAAAACACGTGCTTTACGTCGCTGGCAGGAAGCAAGAGAAAAAGATGAAGAACTTGTTCTAATGGAAGTGGAGCAGGAACTGCTTTGGCGTGATAAAAATGACTCCACGCGAACGCACTCACCCTTGCGTCAGGCTGATGATGCCATTCTTATTGATACTTCAAAAATGGATATACCAGAACAGGTAGATTATATTTACAATATTGTCAGGGAGGGAAAATGTATGAAGTAG
- a CDS encoding 30S ribosomal protein S1 translates to MFIIDQEEEKVVKPIEENEEEATEQDETQEPVEETQPDETETETAAQEVAEAVIEEPKQKEPAIETVVEETVAEETVAEETVAEETVAEETAVEETVTEETVAEETVAEETVAEETVAEETVAEETVAEETVAEETVAEETAVEETAVEEAKPEEPAAEPAKEPKTSEEDMMELMDQHFAKFKEGEIIDGYVVSVDERAVLIDIGFKSESPISIKEFSPTDLPEIGTPIKVYIDSVEDISGRIKLSKKKADFYLNLKELQRIMEEDETINGVLRRRVKGGMIAEIMGLEAFLPGSQISIKPIPNLDQFIGKDTEFKVLKINQERRNIIVSRKKVLEEKRSEQLTNLKGKLIVGGELDGEVRNITEYGAFIDLGGIDGLLHITDMSWGHINHPSDMLNIGDKVKVKVLDYNDDTQKVSLGLKQLVPHPWDNIEIKYPEGSIVTGKVVNITNYGAFIELESGVEGLVHVSEMSWTKKIKHPKHVVKLGETIKAIVLAISKDDKRISLGIKQMEPNPWLTIEERYPVGCKLKGKIKSLTPFGAFVEIEENIEGLIHISDISWTKRIYHPREIFNKGQEIEVKVLSIDSTLHRIALGVKQLTRDPWDNLDEFLPINTEITATIVKIISKGILVDVDVEGNLVEGFVPLSHLAIPGLKKANIVFEVKEQLPLKIIELDLENRRLILSVKAYFFARDKKELQTFIDSHKVEPTHEHDAIEPDADIDKMIKEHGDVGLHESYHKPEKDEVVPEEPAEEVVPVETAEEVVPVETKEEAVPEEPAEEVAPVETKEEVVPEEPEEEAALVEPEEEVVPEEPEEEVAPEEPKEEVVPEEPEEEVVPEEPKEEEVVVETEPEEEIKEESSE, encoded by the coding sequence ATGTTTATTATCGATCAAGAAGAAGAAAAAGTAGTAAAACCTATCGAAGAAAACGAAGAGGAAGCTACAGAGCAAGACGAAACCCAAGAGCCGGTGGAAGAAACTCAACCGGATGAAACTGAAACCGAAACAGCAGCTCAAGAAGTTGCAGAAGCTGTAATTGAAGAACCTAAGCAGAAAGAGCCAGCTATTGAAACTGTAGTAGAAGAAACTGTAGCAGAAGAAACTGTAGCAGAAGAAACTGTAGCAGAAGAAACTGTAGCAGAAGAAACTGCAGTAGAAGAAACTGTAACAGAAGAAACTGTAGCAGAAGAAACTGTAGCAGAAGAAACTGTAGCAGAAGAAACTGTGGCAGAAGAAACTGTAGCAGAAGAAACTGTAGCAGAAGAAACTGTAGCAGAAGAAACTGTAGCAGAAGAAACTGCAGTAGAAGAAACTGCAGTAGAAGAAGCTAAGCCAGAAGAACCGGCTGCTGAACCAGCAAAAGAGCCAAAAACATCTGAAGAAGATATGATGGAACTGATGGATCAGCATTTTGCAAAATTCAAAGAAGGCGAAATTATTGATGGTTATGTTGTCAGCGTGGATGAACGTGCAGTTCTTATTGATATCGGATTCAAATCAGAGAGTCCCATATCAATTAAAGAATTCAGTCCCACAGATTTACCTGAAATTGGCACACCCATCAAAGTTTATATTGATTCCGTTGAAGATATCAGCGGCAGGATCAAGCTTTCCAAGAAAAAAGCAGATTTTTACCTTAACCTCAAAGAATTACAACGTATAATGGAGGAAGATGAAACGATCAATGGAGTCCTCCGCCGTCGTGTTAAGGGTGGAATGATTGCTGAGATCATGGGTTTAGAAGCATTTCTTCCAGGTTCACAAATTTCTATTAAACCTATCCCTAACTTAGATCAGTTTATTGGTAAAGATACTGAATTCAAGGTCCTTAAGATCAACCAGGAACGTCGCAACATCATAGTTTCCCGTAAAAAAGTTCTGGAAGAGAAAAGATCAGAACAGCTGACAAATCTAAAAGGGAAATTGATTGTTGGTGGAGAACTTGATGGTGAGGTAAGGAACATTACAGAATATGGTGCCTTTATCGATCTTGGTGGTATTGACGGACTGCTGCATATAACTGATATGTCATGGGGACATATAAATCACCCCTCTGATATGCTGAATATTGGAGATAAAGTAAAAGTAAAAGTTCTCGATTATAATGATGACACTCAAAAAGTATCTCTTGGTCTTAAGCAGTTAGTACCACATCCATGGGATAATATAGAAATCAAATATCCTGAAGGCAGCATCGTTACAGGTAAAGTAGTTAATATTACCAATTATGGTGCTTTTATAGAATTGGAATCAGGTGTTGAAGGTCTGGTGCATGTCAGTGAAATGTCATGGACCAAAAAGATCAAGCACCCAAAACATGTTGTGAAGTTGGGCGAAACTATCAAAGCAATAGTACTCGCAATATCCAAAGATGATAAGCGTATTTCTCTCGGTATTAAGCAGATGGAACCAAACCCCTGGCTTACGATCGAAGAACGCTATCCAGTAGGATGTAAATTGAAGGGAAAAATAAAAAGTCTTACTCCCTTTGGCGCATTTGTGGAAATTGAAGAGAATATTGAAGGCTTGATCCACATTTCTGATATTTCCTGGACGAAGAGAATATACCATCCTCGTGAGATATTCAATAAAGGTCAGGAGATAGAAGTTAAAGTACTTTCCATTGATTCTACTCTTCATAGAATTGCTTTGGGCGTGAAACAATTGACCAGAGATCCCTGGGATAATCTGGATGAATTTCTACCTATCAATACTGAAATCACAGCTACAATAGTTAAGATCATTTCTAAAGGTATCTTAGTGGATGTAGATGTGGAAGGTAATCTTGTTGAAGGATTTGTACCTCTATCACACCTTGCAATTCCTGGACTTAAAAAGGCAAATATTGTCTTTGAAGTAAAAGAACAGCTTCCACTTAAGATTATTGAACTTGATCTGGAAAATCGTCGTTTAATCCTTTCAGTAAAGGCATATTTCTTTGCTCGTGATAAAAAAGAACTTCAAACCTTTATCGATTCTCATAAAGTAGAACCTACTCATGAGCATGATGCAATAGAACCTGATGCTGATATTGATAAGATGATTAAAGAACATGGTGATGTGGGTTTACATGAATCATACCACAAACCTGAAAAAGACGAGGTAGTTCCAGAAGAACCAGCAGAAGAAGTGGTACCTGTAGAAACCGCAGAAGAAGTGGTTCCTGTAGAAACCAAAGAAGAGGCAGTTCCAGAGGAACCAGCAGAAGAAGTGGCTCCTGTAGAAACCAAAGAAGAGGTAGTTCCAGAGGAACCAGAAGAAGAAGCGGCTCTTGTAGAACCCGAAGAAGAGGTAGTTCCGGAGGAACCAGAAGAAGAAGTGGCTCCCGAAGAACCCAAAGAAGAGGTAGTTCCAGAGGAACCAGAGGAAGAAGTGGTTCCAGAAGAACCTAAAGAAGAAGAAGTTGTTGTTGAAACTGAACCCGAAGAAGAAATCAAAGAAGAATCTTCGGAATAA
- a CDS encoding shikimate kinase, which produces MKIYIIGFMASGKTTMGKILAEALNMPFYDIDQLIETQEDITINEIFIRSGEEYFRHLESEMLQNFTEDAVYSCGGGIISGQTSLRILQQKNDLIIWLNPEWNIIANRITSSSRPLAEGKSIEQLFEFYVERVPLYESIADIEYRGTELNKLLSKIKKMPGFETGHK; this is translated from the coding sequence ATGAAAATTTATATAATCGGATTTATGGCTTCAGGAAAAACCACGATGGGTAAGATTCTGGCTGAAGCACTAAACATGCCCTTTTACGATATTGACCAACTGATTGAAACCCAGGAAGATATTACCATAAATGAGATATTTATAAGATCTGGTGAAGAATATTTTCGTCATTTAGAATCAGAGATGCTGCAAAATTTTACCGAAGATGCGGTCTATTCCTGCGGTGGAGGAATCATTAGCGGTCAAACCAGTCTTCGAATACTCCAACAAAAAAATGATCTGATCATCTGGCTTAACCCTGAGTGGAATATTATTGCTAACAGGATCACTTCATCTTCCAGACCACTGGCAGAAGGAAAAAGCATTGAGCAATTATTTGAGTTTTATGTAGAGCGAGTTCCGTTATATGAAAGTATTGCAGATATTGAATATCGAGGAACTGAGCTCAATAAATTGCTCAGTAAAATAAAAAAAATGCCCGGCTTTGAGACCGGGCACAAATAA
- a CDS encoding DUF5683 domain-containing protein: MMKTAITLLLIIFIFAVLGAEPVESDSLQIPHRSPFKAGLLSAVIPGGGQVYNHAYIKGAAVLALEGLFLGYSINNHQQADKYYKSWKDTDSQFDYNNYEFHYERYKSQVWWLGITIFLSTLDAVTDAYLYDFDYQKQKIRLKFEDRSVQLEYKF, translated from the coding sequence ATGATGAAAACAGCAATAACTTTGCTACTGATTATTTTTATTTTTGCAGTTTTAGGTGCAGAACCAGTAGAATCAGACAGTCTGCAAATCCCTCATCGAAGTCCTTTCAAAGCGGGACTTCTTTCAGCAGTGATACCGGGTGGAGGGCAGGTTTATAATCATGCTTATATTAAAGGAGCAGCCGTTCTGGCATTAGAAGGATTGTTTCTGGGTTATTCGATAAATAATCATCAGCAGGCAGATAAATATTATAAAAGCTGGAAAGATACAGATAGCCAATTTGATTATAATAATTATGAATTTCATTATGAAAGATATAAAAGCCAGGTCTGGTGGCTGGGGATCACGATATTTCTTTCCACATTGGACGCAGTAACTGATGCATATCTATATGATTTTGATTATCAAAAACAAAAGATCAGACTCAAATTTGAAGATAGAAGTGTTCAACTGGAATATAAATTTTAG
- a CDS encoding C25 family cysteine peptidase: VRGFWSNVLDKSPVREYAIYSGTPGTVWSTATNTSTVVNYFGTNGLGYLGASPAVIPSWNANAASVNNDINNGCFMLQHRDHGGETGWGEPDYGISDLGGLNNEDLAFVFSTNCLTGKFNWSSECFAEAFHRHAQGALGLIAASEISYSFVNDTYIWGTYDYMWPNFDPGHGAEGQNSILPCFANSSGKWFLQASNWPYNGGDKEVTYYLFHHHGDAFSNVYTEVPVEIAIEYPEVLLSGMTSVNITAEPETFICLSVGDEILATAAGTGSPQSIMIESQSPMTLVHLTATKQDCYREEGDILVIPPEGAYAIVNSVEITTADDDVIEYAEDVTMSAVIENFGSETAENLVVNISCVDEYITLTDNTENGAEVAAGESIVLVDAFSFTVSSDIPDDHDFFFTAVVISDQGSWESTINLTGYAPVLSLSGLSITGDGNENGRLDPGEIANLNIEISNIGGADLYNAIPMLSEEDTFCTIIQDGETIPEISAGSSGLFTYRVEVGVSAPVGHVISFDFECTADWDYILQTSFALTVGLCLEDFESGGFSQYDWIMSGTGGWQISGGSYEGSYCAQSADINNSQSAGMEVEVNVLNADEISFHYKVSSESGWDYLRFYIDGNQQEQWSGSIDWTEYSCPVSLGTHTFKWEYSKDSSVSSGSDCAWIDYIIFPPINIPQPAEIVLDNEQFAFNLPPQGTDSAELQITNIGGRDLEWSISKNYVVSRASGGPDDYGYQWLDSDEPGGPEYNWIDISGTATQVTFNHNDQAEGPYPIGFDFNFYGSEYSEFIINANGWLGFGSDNTEWSNSSLPDYSAPRPAIMGFWDDLYPAIDGSGEGNVYYQSFTDHLIVMFDNVQHYPGDYNGNYTFEMIIYANGEILLQYDEVSGDTDSGTIGIQNENASDALQMVYNDNYVSNDLAIRILQVVDWLDISQTSGTLPVGNNISLILTVDTENLEIGNYLCNLVLNSNDPQQSVIVIPVDLMVGGDIAYGDIDDNGDVDAYDAAIVLQYFVGFDPPGAPLPWAVWRLWRADVDGNSDVEAYDASLIQQYSVGLINSFPVENLRTSVSRKMKKNLSGNNIK; this comes from the coding sequence AGTGAGAGGATTTTGGAGCAATGTCCTGGATAAAAGCCCGGTTAGGGAGTATGCAATTTATAGCGGAACACCAGGAACAGTCTGGTCAACCGCAACTAATACATCTACAGTGGTGAATTATTTTGGCACTAATGGTTTAGGATATCTGGGAGCATCACCGGCAGTGATCCCCAGCTGGAATGCCAATGCTGCAAGCGTTAATAATGATATTAATAATGGCTGCTTTATGCTTCAACACAGAGATCATGGTGGAGAAACAGGTTGGGGAGAACCGGATTATGGTATTAGTGATCTGGGAGGGCTTAATAATGAAGACCTGGCATTTGTGTTTTCTACTAATTGTCTTACGGGTAAGTTTAACTGGAGCAGTGAGTGCTTTGCGGAAGCATTTCATCGTCATGCTCAGGGAGCATTAGGACTGATAGCAGCAAGTGAGATATCCTACTCGTTTGTTAATGATACATATATCTGGGGTACTTATGATTATATGTGGCCCAATTTTGATCCCGGGCATGGAGCTGAAGGGCAGAATTCTATACTGCCATGCTTTGCCAACAGCAGTGGAAAATGGTTTCTGCAAGCCAGTAACTGGCCCTATAATGGGGGGGATAAAGAAGTAACCTATTATCTATTTCACCATCATGGAGATGCCTTTTCAAATGTTTATACCGAAGTGCCTGTTGAGATTGCAATTGAATATCCTGAAGTGCTTCTAAGTGGAATGACAAGCGTGAATATTACTGCTGAGCCAGAGACATTTATCTGCCTTTCGGTTGGTGATGAGATACTGGCAACAGCAGCCGGAACTGGAAGTCCTCAAAGCATCATGATAGAATCTCAATCTCCAATGACCTTGGTGCATTTGACTGCAACAAAGCAGGACTGTTATCGAGAAGAGGGTGACATTCTGGTTATTCCTCCTGAGGGTGCTTATGCTATTGTGAACAGTGTAGAGATCACCACCGCAGATGATGATGTGATCGAATATGCTGAAGATGTGACAATGTCAGCAGTAATCGAGAATTTTGGCAGCGAAACTGCTGAGAATCTGGTGGTAAATATAAGTTGTGTTGATGAATATATCACTTTGACAGATAACACAGAAAACGGGGCAGAAGTGGCAGCCGGAGAATCAATAGTTCTTGTCGATGCTTTCAGTTTTACTGTATCCTCAGATATTCCAGATGATCATGATTTCTTTTTTACGGCAGTGGTCATTAGTGATCAGGGAAGCTGGGAGAGCACAATAAATCTTACTGGTTACGCACCAGTACTCTCATTGAGTGGTTTAAGTATAACAGGGGATGGCAATGAAAATGGTAGACTTGATCCCGGAGAAATAGCAAATTTGAATATTGAGATCAGTAATATTGGTGGTGCAGATCTATATAATGCAATTCCCATGCTGAGTGAAGAAGATACTTTCTGTACAATTATCCAGGATGGAGAAACAATTCCAGAAATATCAGCAGGAAGCAGTGGTTTATTCACTTATAGAGTGGAAGTGGGAGTTTCAGCACCTGTGGGTCATGTTATAAGTTTTGATTTTGAGTGTACAGCAGATTGGGATTATATTTTGCAGACATCCTTTGCCTTAACTGTGGGTTTATGTTTAGAGGATTTTGAAAGTGGTGGATTTAGTCAATATGACTGGATTATGAGTGGCACAGGTGGCTGGCAGATAAGTGGAGGCAGCTACGAAGGCTCATATTGTGCACAATCAGCTGATATAAATAACAGTCAGTCAGCAGGAATGGAAGTTGAAGTAAATGTTCTCAATGCAGATGAGATAAGCTTTCATTATAAGGTATCATCGGAAAGCGGCTGGGATTACCTGAGATTTTATATTGATGGTAATCAGCAGGAGCAATGGAGCGGAAGTATTGATTGGACGGAATATTCCTGTCCGGTTAGTCTTGGAACGCATACATTTAAGTGGGAATATTCCAAGGACAGCTCCGTTAGTAGTGGATCAGACTGTGCCTGGATTGATTATATTATCTTTCCACCGATTAATATCCCTCAACCGGCAGAGATCGTTCTGGATAATGAACAGTTTGCCTTCAATCTTCCACCTCAAGGTACTGATAGTGCTGAACTTCAAATTACTAATATTGGTGGACGTGACCTGGAATGGTCTATCAGTAAAAATTATGTAGTCTCCAGAGCCAGTGGAGGTCCAGATGATTATGGTTATCAGTGGCTGGACAGCGACGAACCCGGGGGACCTGAATATAACTGGATAGATATCTCGGGGACAGCAACACAGGTTACATTTAATCATAATGATCAGGCAGAAGGTCCTTATCCTATCGGTTTTGATTTCAATTTTTATGGTTCAGAATATAGTGAATTCATTATCAATGCGAATGGTTGGCTGGGATTTGGATCAGATAATACGGAATGGAGTAATAGTTCACTACCAGATTATAGTGCTCCCCGTCCGGCGATCATGGGATTTTGGGATGATCTGTATCCAGCAATTGACGGAAGTGGAGAAGGGAATGTGTATTATCAAAGCTTTACTGACCATCTGATCGTGATGTTTGACAATGTGCAGCATTATCCGGGCGATTACAATGGTAATTATACTTTTGAGATGATAATCTATGCAAATGGTGAGATACTACTTCAATATGATGAAGTGAGTGGCGATACAGATAGTGGCACAATAGGAATTCAGAATGAGAATGCCAGTGATGCTCTGCAAATGGTTTATAATGACAATTATGTGTCCAATGATCTGGCTATTCGTATTCTGCAGGTAGTGGACTGGCTGGATATCAGTCAAACAAGCGGAACTTTACCTGTTGGTAATAATATTAGTCTGATTCTCACTGTTGATACCGAAAATTTGGAAATTGGAAATTATCTCTGTAATCTGGTGTTAAACAGCAACGATCCCCAGCAGAGTGTAATTGTAATTCCGGTTGATCTTATGGTTGGTGGTGATATAGCTTATGGAGATATTGATGATAATGGTGATGTGGATGCTTATGATGCTGCCATAGTGCTGCAGTATTTTGTGGGATTTGATCCTCCTGGAGCACCTTTACCATGGGCTGTGTGGCGATTATGGCGAGCTGATGTGGACGGAAATAGTGATGTTGAGGCTTATGATGCTTCATTAATTCAGCAATATTCAGTTGGTTTGATCAATAGTTTCCCTGTAGAAAATCTCAGAACATCAGTTTCCCGTAAGATGAAAAAAAATCTATCAGGTAATAATATAAAATAG